A region from the Rhizoctonia solani chromosome 13, complete sequence genome encodes:
- a CDS encoding Retrotransposable element Tf2 protein, translated as MLRVVLPVRTISDRGTTFTGKFLRALYQRLGVKPSFSSAYHPESDGQTERVNQFIEFYLRSYVAADHSDWASWLPLAEYAYNNAKHSATGKTPFELVFGRNPVMNPSNIPANVPEADQVADTLAKEWKEAEAALRMSKEKMSGNKGTIPVYSIGEKVWLDGKNVELRTNSNKLDPKRLGPFEVLEKVSSHAYRLKLPETLKIHDVFYVGLLSKAHESPSQPFPDRPPPETIEGEEEYEVEQIIDSRRQRGKWFYLIKWKGYGPKDNSWEPEELLENSQEEIQRFNKSRLKKARDSAKSL; from the coding sequence gtTGCCAGTCAGAACAATATCGGACAGGGGAACTACGTTCACCggaaaattcctaagggcactctACCAACGCCTCGGAGTGAaaccatccttctcatcAGCGTACCACCCGGAGTCAGACGggcaaacagaaagggtgaaccagttcatcgaGTTTTACCTAAGATCGTACGTTGCAGCGGAccactcagattgggctTCCTGGCTACCACTAGCGGAAtatgcctacaacaacgccaagcaCTCCGCCACGGGAAAGACACCCTTTGAGTTAGTTTTTGGGCGAAACCCCGTCATGAACCCGTCCAACATTCCAGCAAACGTTCCAGAAGCCGACCAAGTGGCAGATACCCTGGCaaaagaatggaaggaagcggAGGCAGCCCTGAGGATGAGTAAGGAAAAGATGTCTGGGAACAAAGGGACGATACCAGTATACTCAATTGGAGAAAAAGTCTGGTTGGATGGAAAGAACGTAGAACTTAGGACGAATTCCAACAAATTAGACCCCAAGCGACTAGGACCCTTTGAGgtattagagaaggtatccagtcacgcgtaccgcctcaaacTACCAGAGACCCTCaaaatccatgacgtatTTTATGTGGGATTGTTATCCAAGGCTCACGAATCCCCCAGTCAGCCATTCCCAGATAGACCGCCCCCGgagacaatagaaggggaggaggaatacgaggtggaacaaatcattgactccaggAGACAAcgaggaaaatggttttacctaatcaaatggaagggttatggccccaaagacaattcctgggaaccggaagaactcctagaaaacagccaagaggagatccaacgcttca